From Cannabis sativa cultivar Pink pepper isolate KNU-18-1 chromosome 8, ASM2916894v1, whole genome shotgun sequence, a single genomic window includes:
- the LOC115700462 gene encoding uncharacterized protein LOC115700462, whose translation MQNDEIIWQVIRHKHCSFMAKIETGIFCRNPYNVTGICNRSSCPLANSRYATIRDHDGVFYLYMKTIERAHMPNKLWERVKLPRNYEKALEIIDKHLMYWPKFLVHKTKQRLTKMTQMRIRMRKLALKTREKIMTTPRKEKKRESRREEKAEKAALLDKSIEKELLERLKKGVYGDIYNYPVKEYNKVLEQEELQLTGEEEEEEEEPEIEYVEGYEELEEEDDIEDFDGLGIARSHLDDDDNVGVEEDDEDAEPLPHKRVRKESAAASRKFEKDGAVAKLKKKARVIVEVEHEEDGGGRQKAVQSIA comes from the exons ATGCAGAACGATGAGATTATATGGCAGGTTATCAGGCACAAACACTGCAGTTTCATGGCCAA AATTGAAACTGGGATTTTTTGTCGCAATCCATATAATGTGACTGGAATCTGTAACCGGAGCTCTTGCCCTCTTGCCAATAGTCGCTACGCCACCATTCGTGACCAtgatg GAGTGTTCTATCTTTATATGAAAACTATTGAAAGAGCTCATATGCCTAACAAATTGTGGGAAAGAGTTAAGTTGCCCAGGAATTATGAAAAAGCACTCGAAATCATTGACAAACACTTG ATGTATTGGCCTAAGTTTCTTGTACACAAGACAAAGCAGCGGTTGACCAAAATGACACAAATGAGGATACGGATGAGGAAGCTTGCTTTAAAAACaag GGAGAAAATAATGACAACACcgagaaaagagaaaaagaggGAGTCTAGGAGAGAGGAAAAGGCTGAAAAAGCTGCCTTGTTGGATAAG AGTATCGAAAAAGAATTACTAGAACGCCTTAAAAAAGGAGTTTATGGTGATATATATAACTATCCTGTCAAAGAATACAACAAGGTTCTTGAGCAGGAAGAATTACAGCTTACCGGcgaagaagaggaagaggaggag GAACCTgagattgaatatgttgaaggTTATGAGGAACTTGAAGAAGAGGATGATATCGAAGATTTTGATGGTCTTGGAATTGCCCGAAGTCACTtggatgatgatgataatg TTGGAGtggaagaagatgatgaagatgCAGAACCACTCCCTCACAAGAGAGTGAGAAAAGAGTCTGCTGCGGCTTCTAGAAAGTTTGAGAAGGATGGCGCTGTTGCTAAATTGAAAAAGAAGGCAAGAGTAATTGTTGAG GTTGAGCACGAAGAAGATGGGGGTGGAAGACAAAAGGCAGTCCAAAGTATTGCTTGA
- the LOC115698498 gene encoding 2-oxoglutarate-dependent dioxygenase DAO, which translates to MVVLSETSVPVIDLRDFDFEFEDEDDKSSSSSSSEKVVYQKLREACEEWGCFRIINHGIPISLMSDMKTLIRSLLDLPPEIKARNADVITGSGYVAPSPANPLYEALGLYDYASPEALRRFSDQLGLSPYQREIVEKYGRAVNGLSLDIGKRMAKSLGLNVLKLKGWPWPCQFRINKYNFSDDTLLGSSGVQIHTDNSFLTILQEDEDVKGLEIITKNGQFLPVDPSPGTLLLNLGDIATAWSNGRFYNVKHRVVCKEAMIRVSIASFMLGPKDEVVEAPQELIDNENPSLYIPFHYQHYRNLRLSTKSRAGEALQLLLRNNI; encoded by the exons atggtaGTACTGAGTGAAACAAGCGTTCCAGTGATTGATCTAAGagattttgattttgaattcgaagatgaagatgacaaatcatcatcatcatcatcgtcaGAAAAAGTAGTTTACCAGAAATTGAGAGAAGCTTGTGAAGAATGGGGTTGTTTCAGAATAATCAACCATGGAATCCCCATATCTCTAATGTCGGACATGAAAACCCTCATCCGATCTCTACTGGATCTTCCTCCGGAGATCAAGGCCAGAAACGCTGACGTCATCACCGGAAGTGGCTACGTGGCTCCTTCTCCGGCCAACCCTCTCTACGAGGCCTTGGGACTCTATGATTATGCCTCGCCGGAGGCTCTTCGTCGCTTTTCCGATCAATTGGGTCTCTCTCCCTACCAAAG AGAGATAGTAGAAAAGTATGGTAGAGCAGTGAATGGATTGAGTTTAGATATTGGGAAAAGGATGGCTaagagtttgggtttgaatgtgtTGAAATTGAAAGGGTGGCCATGGCCATGCCAATTCAGAATAAACAAGTATAATTTCAGTGATGATACATTGTTGGGTTCCAGTGGAGTCCAAATTCATACTGATAATAGTTTCTTGACCATTCTTCAAGAAGATGAAGATGTTAAAGGTCTTGAAATTATTACCAAAAATGGTCAATTTCTGCCTGTGGATCCTTCTCCCGGTACTCTCTTGCTCAATCTTGGAGACATTGCCACG GCATGGAGCAATGGGAGGTTCTACAATGTGAAGCATAGGGTTGTATGCAAAGAAGCTATGATTAGGGTTTCAATAGCTTCATTTATGTTGGGACCAAAAGATGAGGTTGTGGAAGCACCACAAGAGTTGATTGACAATGAAAATCCTTCTCTATATATTCCTTTCCATTATCAACATTACAGAAACCTAAGACTTTCCACCAAATCCAGAGCTGGGGAAGCCCTTCAACTACTTCTACGaaataatatttag